In Candidatus Aminicenantes bacterium, the DNA window CGCGAATTCTTCTGACCATGGGCATGACCCAGGGTTGGCCGGTTTACAACTGGATCAGCCCCGGGAATTGGGCGCAACTCGCGGGGATGCGGGGCCCATTGGTTTCCATCCTGGGACAGATGGACCTGTTCACTTTGTGGTTCATCATTGCCGTTGCCCTCGGAGTAGCGACCTGGTCGGGAATCAGCCGGCGTCGCAGTTTCGGCGTGGCCCTGGGCTACCTGGTGTTCAAGTCAGTAGTACTCGGACTGCTGGGATTTTTCGGTTCCCGGATGATGGCCTCATAACTCTGGGGACGGAGCATCATTTGTAGTGTTTCAGCTCCCGGTCCACTTCGCGACGGATATCCCGCTCTTTGATCTTTTCCTTCTTGTCGTAACTGCGGCGGCCTTTGACCAGGCCCACTTCAAGCTTGACCCGCCCCCCGGCATTGAAGTACATGCGCAGGGGCACAATGGTGACACCCTTGACGGTCACCCGCTGGTTGAACTTGTACAGCTCCCTCGAGTGCAAAAGCAACTTGCGCGGCCTTTCCGGTTCATGGTTGTTGACGGAGGCCGAGGAATAGGGGCCGATATGGCAGTTGACCAGGAAAGCTTCCCCCGCGCGAATCTCGACATGGGAATCTTTGAGGTTGACCCGGCCCTCGCGAATGGCCTTGACTTCCGTCCCCACCAGGACCAGGCCCGCCTCGTGCTTGGAAAGTATCTCGTAGTCGTGAAATGCTTTGCGGTTGACCGTGATCACACGGGCGTTTTTGTTTTCCTTGCTCATATTCTCATGGGGACGATCGGGCCGGAGAATCCTGCCTCTTCGCAATTATACCGTAATGAAGGCGCAAAAGATAGTATCGGCAAAGGCAGACACAGGGCCTTTCCACTCACCCGGCAGCGTTTGATTCAGCCGCTCTTTACCTCCACCCTGAGGCGGATCTCACTGATCCGGCGTCGGCCCATGCGCAACGCCTGCAACTGCACGTGTCCCAGCCGGATTAAAGTGCCGGTCTTGGGAATGCGGCCATGGTGAAAAATAAACAATCCATTCATGGTCGTGTAGTCCTTGCGCAGAGGCAGTTGCAGTCCCAGGTACTCGTTCAGCTCCTCGACCGGCACGTTGCCGGGCACACGGTATATGCCGTCGGCCACGCGCCGGATGTGGTGGCGTGGAATATCCATATCACCCAGGATTTCCGTAAATATGTCGTTCAATGTCAGGATGCCGATGGTAATTCCGTATTCATCGAGGATCACCGCCATCTGCACACGCCGCTCGCGAATGCGGTCAATCACGTAATTGAGGGTGGAGTACTCGGAAATGAAGAGAGGCTCTCTGGCCAATGTTTTCAGGGGCATCTCCGGGGCGCGGCCGTTCATGA includes these proteins:
- the smpB gene encoding SsrA-binding protein SmpB; the protein is MSKENKNARVITVNRKAFHDYEILSKHEAGLVLVGTEVKAIREGRVNLKDSHVEIRAGEAFLVNCHIGPYSSASVNNHEPERPRKLLLHSRELYKFNQRVTVKGVTIVPLRMYFNAGGRVKLEVGLVKGRRSYDKKEKIKERDIRREVDRELKHYK